GTTCAAGGGGCTTGCAAACCTGATTGAAGCCTAGTGCATGAAAATATGCacttttctcattatttcaatttgaaactaGGCAAACCAAACACAGGTAGAAAAAGGTGGTAGGCAAGAGGTAGACAAGAGAACGGGGTAAGCATGGGGTAGGCACGCCTAGAAAAAGTTCTTCTTTACTGTTACGTTggagttttttagtttttctctactaaaatgtgtgttttccagcaaaaaaccCATAACTACTCAAATAATGTTCAGTGATCGTGGCGTGAGCATTGAAGTAACTCGAGCAGATCCACGAGAGAGGGTAAGTCGTCTTTTACAATTTCTCATAATTGTTATCACGTTGGGAAGTGATATATATGGAAATATAATGTAATATTTCTTCCTCATCAAATCAGCCAAACATCATCAAATTTCCGATGCGATATGGCGGCAACTAGTCATTCATTTGGTTAGAGTGCTCTTTATTTTATCCGTTTTTAGTCTACTTTTGGGCTCGCATGGCTTGTAGTCAGGCATGCTTTTTTTCGTATCTACCTGATTCCTACCTACCTACGGTCTATTCTGTTGCTTGTACAAATTAGATTTAcgaattcctaattttttacaattagtttgttgaaaaattgaacaacttTGGAAGTAGGCACACATGTAGGCACAAGACAGGCGTAGATTGCCTAAAAGtttgtgattttatttttttatctataaaaaaatttattcgagTTCTgtaagtttcagaaatttattttaattttatttcaaattataaaattttgcttACATTGCTGTTGAGGGTCCTATGAAGTTCAGTTCATCATTAgcgttaatatttttaaataaataaatagctCACCTAACCCCTGAGCCCACTATTAAACTTATCTAGCCCTGTTGCCACATAATCCCCATGTGACAGCTTCATTGACGTAGGCATCGCCGGATTTGCCGGATAAGAGCAAAAGCGAGAAagaactttctttttttttcaatttctttaaCTTATTGAATCAAATCAATCTTTGAGGTTTTATATTAATACGATTTTCTAGAATATGTTCTTGCTAACCGATCGGTTAATTTTACGTATTGATGACGCTTTGAACTTTGCTATTTACACGGCTTCTTGACGCTGGCAATAGTTGTGAAATTTACCAAGAAATTGGCATTTTGAAATGTCTAATAGTAAaccgaaattcgaatttcaaaatccaaacATCCGTTTAGTCAGCTAACCAACACACACATACATGCATCGTCAACAACTTTGAATAAGGAAAGGAATTAGTCTGTGGAATGTTGATAAGAGATAAAATAGAGTGAGGGTGTTTGGAAGATTTTCTAGAATAATCTATAGTCGATTAGGCAGTTTTCATCTGCAAAGTGGAAAATGAATGGGACATAAGTAGTGGATTTTGATGgcgaaaaacataaaaaaacaagttttgtaCGATCGTCAGATTTGAGCATGATTAGATAAAAGGATTGCAAATCTCgatatgatttttgaatttacttatttttggaaaaaaaaactaactttgcAGAGATCTCTTTCTTACAAAaccgattttcaaatttaaaaaaaaaatgcacaactTACTTCATTCACAGAAAGCCGAAAAATGCATGCCTTCAAGGCGATCGGTGCCTACTTTGTGCCTACTAGGTGTCCCGGGGACATAAGACTTTATATCTTGTCCGGGAAACGCCTAACTACAGTGCCAAGATTAATGCCTCGAACAAGTAAAATATCTAGTGCCTATCTGCGTGCCTACAACCCTGTTCTATTTGAGAAAAGGGAGCCTACGCAGGCAGGCAGGCTTGAAATAGGCGTGAGGACATATGAAAGCTTTAATTACAATTTATATCTAAAGAGCATtgctaattttcgaaattttcttcaattttttcaacgaacGCGTTAAgacttttcagaataaaaacaaacttttcgGCGAATTCGCTTATTCTATGGATATCATAATGTTTTcggagaactttttttttaaaaactaggaAATCTTCTTCTTATCTTTCCCAATCTTTCGAAGAATTatataaaattccaattcaaaTCACAATTGCCATACGGGTCGGCTCTACAGTCCGAAGATCATCCACCAGGGGCTTCTAGACTAATCTCAAACAAAAGAAATTCcccttttttccaattgtctTTATTCTGAATGTACATTCCTATACATTAATCTCTTATAGCTAATCCCCACAATCCCATGATAGTGCGTTGTCATCAATGACTCCACCTCTATATACCTCCAAATATACATCTTCATAAATTATCCGTCGAAACGTGCTCGTGCTCTTGAGCTCCTCCCTCGCATACACACAAATCCTCAAATTCTATTCATATTGATAAATATCCAATCAAACAACACACTCGCTAGTATTCTTCTCTCCTCGAATGACTGATACCTTTGACGAGGAGCCtccgaaacaaaaaagagcCCCCCGTCTTGCTCTCAATCCCCGTAACTCTTTGGTTTCTCGCGTTCGAAATATGGTGGGTGTCAAAATGGTGTTAGTCCTGTTAGTCTGGGGGTAACTTGCCAAATATAGTTTAATACACTTTCTCATTATTCATTCCACGTGATATATCTGGAATTCAAACAGACATAGATCAACAAGTTGGAAATGTGAATGCGCGCGCGTGtgtggttttttcaaaatgttcaaaaatcatgTCATGGTTAAAATATACCAAATCTTTTTCTAgcctaaattttccaaaatgcgCACCTGTCTGCCTCTAAGGCTGCCTACGCCTGCCTTCCATCTACTGTTAAAGCTTTTTGGTTATGGGAGAATATgtgtactttttgaaaatgcccttactttcaatttaaatttttaaagcagtttaaaaaaaactgcttcAAAGTCGGCAGAAACCCTCGATGAAAAGTggattgttttttaaaaagagcGAATATTTCTAtatcaatttccgaaaaaaaaagaccgacaaaacgatttaaaaaaaatcgaattttttaaattttcccgaGAAAAATAGTCTGGCTGCCATAAAAACCTAAAGCCACGTAGTCAAAAATACTATAATAGAGCCCAAATAAGCTgacaaagttttttgaaaggaaattaaaaatatgccTGCTTCcggttattttttgttttattggaagtagtattagtttttaaaagtaaacttTTGAACTATTAGTCTGAGCAACTTTtaggcaaccggcaacttaaGTGACCACTTTTCTAACCGTCAAAAAAGCTGAGAGAAAATATcgcaaatttaaaagtttttagttaaaaaataaaattttcaattttcaaaattggcaaagaTCATACGGCTTTATACcgtttatttgaattttttcaaaaactgaccTTATGTTATCGAATTTCAAGtcctttcaaatttcacaatcAGATACAAACTGTGATTTCCgatgcccaaaaaatgtgtccAAGTGTTGAGCATTTGACTCACTAATTCCCCAAATCCCGGATGCGGGATTTCACAAACTTACTCATCTCCGTTCAAAATATTCCATTAATCACCAGCAGACGACGCTGAAAACAACGCAACGGCTTCCTAGTGTCGCTATATAAGGCTCActttttggctcattttctAATAAGTTAAGCACTTTTTCTCATATATCCGTTCAAGTTATTTTTCTCTATAAACAGGGATAATCTTATGTTTTCGAGCGTggtcatattttttttaatatctgaggatttttttttcaaatttggtttttGGCAGCttcaagaatttaaaattcttatTTCCTGATAGAGGGTGTAGGTCAGTAGCTAGCTCAGTACACACATACCCAGACTCATATTTCCGTGAACCATGTGATGGGGATCTGGATGCTTTTTGATTAAACGAGTAAACATTCATGCatctttatcaaaaattcttgTCACGAAATTTCCGAGAGGTCTCATGAATCCCCGCCCAACTAGGCTTACTACCACCTTTTCATCTACGCTCAGCCAGATAGTCATAGTTCTAGACATTCCCGGATAttaatttccgattttcatttttttcccctacttatatttaattttttctattatttcagACACTCTCCACAGGCTCATCTCTCGACTCTGACACCAGTCATCGATCCAAAAACATTCCAATGATTTTCCAAATGTACGAATCTCAATACGAGGATCTCCGCGGCACCATCTATGGTCCAAGCTCTCCGGATTTTCATCCAGTTCAGGCTTCTGAGACATTGCGCTCTTCGCTTCACGGACTTGGTagcgtcatcatcatcatgcgcaaatttaatataattcaaaacatttcatttcagaaaCCAAGGATCAAACGATTATCAACACCGTCTTATATCACAACAATTTCCAGCGTCAGAAGATCTTGGGTGCCTATGAAGACATGTATAGCAGGGTGAGTGAAGACTTTGCAGAAGCTAGCTACACGATTTCTATTATTTGCGGCAATATAAGATTAACCTTGCTATTTCCAGAAGCTCCTTGAAGACTTGGAAGAAGAATGCGGTggatttttcttcgaaatgtGTCAAGCTCTTTTCAAACCGGCGCCAAACTACGATGCTCAATGCGTCTACAAATCCCTGTCAAATCGCCATGGAGATCGCTCTGTCGCCATTGAAATCGCATGCACACGATCGCCACGAGTAAGTccacattgaaaaaatttttgaaaatgttaatcCGTTTTTCAGCAAATGCGCGCGCTTCGCGACACATACCAAATAGATTATCGCAAATCGCTGGATAAGGATCTCACCGTTAAGGTAGTATATCCggataatctgaaattttttctcattcaaatttattggTTTCCAGGTCGAGGGAGTTGTTGGAAAAATGATGCATCTCCTTCTGTGCAACAACCGCGAGGAGGGCCTCGGAGTCCGTGTGAATGATGAGCTTGTCGACAAGCACGTCAAAATCTTGATGACCACTACCATCGATGATATCGCGAAGAATGTAAACTTATTCGAAGAACTTTTCATCGGACACTCATGGAAACATATTGGAACAGTCTTGGACAAGGTTGATGAAGCCCGCAAAGACGTTCAAGACATTGAAAGTATCATTCGTcgcaacaaaaatattcactCCGAGATTCGGCTGATTCTATTGACGATTGGTAAATTTTAAGCAGGGGGAGTATGCAATtataataagaaaatttccagctcgCGTTTCACGAAATATTCAAATCTATTTCGCTGAAAAACTCCGAACAGCAATGACCGCAGAACGTGTCGACCAGTCAACGATTATTCGGATTTGCGTTAGTCGTAGTGAGGTGAGTAATAAGAGCTTTGAAAGAGTCATAATGGAATCAAAACTAAACCATTTGTGGGATAAAGTAAAGGTTCGAGGGCGTgtaggtctcgccacgaaaacacGACCGGCGCCAAATAGGAAATCGCTGCATTTGGCCGATTTTGCCCGTTCTTCCTTTAAATTATATTCAAGGTTTTACAAAAGAATAAATACGTAATTGTGGAAATCCCTAAATAAatctttcaatattttcagattgactTACAAGACATCTCTCTCGAGTACAAGCGAAAATATCAACGCCCTCTGGAGCACGACATTTGCCAATCAACTTCTGGGGAATATACCCGAATGATTTGCACACTTCTCAGCGGATTCAACAATTTGGAGAACAGTTTTGCGCCGACACCAGAATCAATTgaagaataattttcattttgtacatatttatcaatttcttCCTCATCTAATCAAATTACAAATCAACACATACCCTCATGCCCGCtgacctaaaaatttcaaacttatcTCTTTAATTTCTCACATTTCTTAAATGTATCAAAACTgtactgaaaaaatacaaacaaaaaaaaactaaaaaaacttttttttttaaaaaagaaagagatcattcaaaagaaaaacttaaaactacACTTAACACTACACGAATGTCCGTTTATATTTTTGAtcgaagtttcaaaaaaaaagatgtacaataaataaatgaagATTCCAAGTTTCATTATTACTATTATTTGGCAGGAGACGCATTTGGACGATTCTTAGCGGTTCGGATCAGCGCTTCTTGTGTGGTCGAGAACACCAAACGTCCGTCTCTGGTCCACAGCTTTCCTTCAATAAGACTACGTCCGCCACCGGCAATCGTTGAGTGATTCTCATAGAGCATCCAGTCGTCGACACGGAAGTTGTCAGTGTGCATCCAAATCGAGTGGTCAAGAGTGAGAGCCATTGATGGGATGAAGCCGCGTCTGGAAGGAGATGATAAATGTATGTGGAATAAATGATTGGATCCTTAATTGGTGGTCAAACTTATAAACCATTAGCTGCAGATATCAAAGTACCCCTACTCCAAAAGTCAAAAACTCATTTCTccccaaactacagtactactacagtacccctactgTACTTAAACATTTAACAATATCAAACCTACTTCGAATGAGGTCTCAATGCAGTTTCAATCATCGTTGCATCCGAAATGTATGCAGCAGCAGCCAAGTGAAGTCGTGGATCATCCCCAATGTTCTCGTTTGCTTTAATCCAGACGTACGATCGGTAGGCATCAGTTGGATGGCCATGTCCAGCCGTATGATCgtcttttttcagacaaaggTATGAGTCAATGTCGACTGGGcggaactgaaaatgttttagttgACAAGATTAAACTACTGTATTTTCACTGTCAAGATTGTACTTTGGAAATTCTTGTTCAAGCTGTTTAAGCTGAGTATCGTAAATTTGGGAAAACACGCTGTTTTctgagtgggtctcgccacgatctcatAGTCAGTTATAGCAGATTCTACAGgttccaaattttgcaaatatgcTCATTCGATGCACTCACTAACCGAAAAGATTCTGAAGAATGCGGGTGGAATTTCCTTTTGCTTGAATCCAATCATCGCAAGTGCAGCTGGAGGAATGTTAGCATTCTTCTTGATTCTCTCAAAAGTGTCCGAAAGATCCTCGAGACTATCTGGAGCCGGAACCTCGGGCATTGGCAACTGGTGGACAATGGAATCCGCTTCTGGCTGAAACGAAAATTTATTAATCATGGAAACTCATAAAATTACTCTCACTCTATGAAACGAGATTTGTACTGTGAAGATGGCTTCACCATCTTGCAGAGCCTTCACCAATCTAGTGCAGAAGCTCTTTCCGTCTCTGATGCGGTCAACTTGGTATAGAATCGGGCGTTCCACGTTGCCACTTTGAACAAAGTAGCTGTGAAGACTGTTTGGAACGAAGCCGACTTCGACGGTGGCGGTGGCGGCCGAGAGAGCTTGTCCGATGACCTGTCCTCCGTAAACAACTGGCAAAGAGTTTCGGCCTTTGAGCAAGTGACGAGCCCTGAATTTAGAggattattgaaaaattagaaaccgAAAATTGGGTGAAACCCGACGTTTTCGACTGTACTCAGGAAAATTCTGAATCCGGTTGCTCAAGACACAGGAATTCAGTAGGCAATTACAAAACTCCGATAGGCACCTATAAATAAACATACAGCAGGCAGGTAGGCTGGCGGGGAGGCACGTAGGTAGGGGAACATAGGGTAATGTGCGGGCGAGTAGCGGGCAACTGATTCAACGAGCTAGGCCTGTGAAAAGACCCGTCGCAAAACAGAGGCTCGTCCTCTAGGGAGCCTCTGTCTACTAGCGTCCCCGACTGATATTTCGGGACACGGTTATGAAATTCACTACCAGCTCAAAAACAAgtcaataacattttttgggtcAAAACATCAGAAGCTTTGGCGGGACGACCCGCGCGGCCCTTTCCACAGACCTACAACGCAAAAACCTAACCGTATTGGATTaatcaccaaaaaaagaaCCGGACGTCAGCTTTGCCAGCCGTAGAAAAATTCCTCGATTGTCGGGGGGAAATAAGTTCTGAATTATTTCCCATCcaacaaatacaaaaaataatttagattttcaggTTCATACGTTTTCCCGCACCAAAAATTTATCAGATACACAGAAaatatcagcaaaaaaaaactcacaaatacAAGTTCTTGTCCACTCTTTCCAGATTCAAAAACGTGTCGATAAGCCCGGCACGAATGTCATCGGCACGGGACGTCATGTCAATGTGGGTGACGTTGAGAAGCATCGGATAGTGTTGAACACCGTTCTGATCGTCAATTTCCATTGAGCGCTGCAATGAGTGAAATTTGGATTTGTGGGGAAGATTGAAGAGTTGGAATAAGCGACAACGTGGCTTGCGTGAAGCATGGTTATTACAGGTTTTCacgataaaattatttaaaaacccttaaaaaattcctttgagaaacatgaaaaatcaaaaaaaaaaggtggctgctttaatttttggaactgAAGTTGTGCCAGTAGGGCCATAGTTAAAATCATTTCTATACtgctaaaattattttaaaaaagcttaGTAAAactattctaaaattttcagaaataatttttttccagttaaaaAGGGGCTTAGCGCTACaagtaattttgaaagtagatcaaaaatttttttttcaaatttatgtttttatcaatgtttttaaaaacctttttcaacAAGTTAAGGGTATCGTCAGTgatgtttaaattttataaaacactTGTTATTGTTATAAAATACCATATATCACACTTAAACACTCCgcacagtttcaaaattatgttttcaaaattgtcagtcaaaattttggtaagtTGCCAAATCTACCAAAAAAGTAGATTATCAAGTAATTTTATTCTTAGCGTTGATGCACGTTTAAACTTCaacaatgtttcaaatcaaCTGTTCAAACTTTACAATTTTacaatacaaattttaagttaGAACAACTTTCTggtcgactttcaaaattatgaagttTCCACCactcaataaaatttcgaaaaattttaactataaTATTTGGCACTTTTCAATAGACAATTCTAATAAAAGCAAGtcctaatttcaaaaatgtagcTTACGGTCaaagaattctaaaaaaagaagaaggaaaattgtttcaaaatactcaaaatgtactttaattgaaaataactaCTCTGCGCTCTACAATCTATGAAACTTGAAAGGCTATAGACTCACCGAGGGGGCCGAGCTGACGTGCTGTGGTCTGTGCGCAAAATGGCTCTGCACGACTGGAGCAGTGTTTGCGTGAGTTGAGGAAGGAGATGACATACCGTTGCCCGTTGTCAAGCTTTCCAAACGTTTCTGTTCGATGAACCGACGTGCAGtctggaagaaaaatggaatttgttttttttttcggaaaatactTGACATAAAAACGAACACAAACGCACAAGGggaacaaaaaacattgaaatttcttcCTCCACCGCTTGAAGGGCCTGAAGGGAAAAAGAGTGTGGAGAGGAATTGAGGAAGGACGATGTGAGagtgaagagacgcagacaagaAAAGACGGGGAGAAGAAGGCTCGACACGGATTAACATGAAGGACAAGCAAATGTGGGGTGAGGATAGGATGACTAGAAGGAAACAGAGACGACGGAAACTTTTGATTTGGGATTTGGAAATGAATTGGATAAAGATTAGGATTCGGATGATCAAGGCTCGATAgaaatttaccggaaatttgcaCAAAGTggtgagaaattggaaaatggttCCCCGATTGAAATctcaattctaaaaattcacaccgaaaaatttatattcataTATAGaacctaaaaaattgtcaaattattttaaaattgctgATTGTTATGATAAAATActcctaaaattttcagacaccgTTTGggtaattttgcaaattttgtgttaatGTTCGAACTGCACAATGCTTTATACAAGTATtcaaagtatttaaaaattaaatttaatatccgtagaaaactttttcactgtaagtttaaaaaaacgaaagtttttgtgaaaacattttagtaacaaaagaattttcttttaaaattttttagctaactgtattctaattttaattaaataaatatagtttttaaaagaatttattGATTAGCTACATTGGAAAATCTGCAtaaaaaaccccaaattttcaaaagtaaatttcaataacttttcttcaaaaatatctacAATTCTAGCATTTTTGCTTCTCTAAATCataaatattctttttttttgaaataatgaacACGTTGACACGAAttctcattttaaattttacaagctaaagaaaaaaattcagttctCGTTAAATTTTCGGTTCTAGACTACTCTTTTGACTGttgtttttctgttgttttaaaatgatcagaaaatcTTGCAGCAACAAAATCAAAACACAAAGTTCTGAACAAAAGATCACATATCACATTCGTGAGAAATGCAACATATTGACATTTCTATAAAACAATATAACTGGTACGTATGCAAATGTTTGAcatgaaatattgtttttacGATGCGCTGTTCAGGGAATTTGGCAGAAATCGTGTGATTTGTTgcaaaacataaaatatatgacggtatttgattttaaaaattatgaaattttttaaacgatatTAAAAGggatttcaaaaactccaaagTTAAAAAGTACTGAAGAAGATCtctaaatttagttttaaaaataaaaaaaacaaagaagagAATAACTCTGCTAGAAAATCTGCCAGCAAACAGAGGAGCCAACTCTACGAACAAATGTTCAGTCTGCAAgctgggggggggggggggacacGCTCCGATGAGCAAAAGGGAATCAGAAGTGTATCTGGCTAGGCGTtaattaaattggaaaaagaggaaaaggaGAGACAATCTGTCACGCCATACTAGACAAAATAATGGGAATCAATAGAGCAGATAGACGAAGGAAACCAGGAGGaagtgaaagaaaaattttgttgggaAACCAAACATTTAATTTGGTTGCACACATTCTATTTGAATTCAActtaacattcaaaaaaattcgcattGAAAGTTATACAAAATGATTTCAAGTATACCTATgctacacaattttttttgcaagtgtGAAATCTATAGAGTTTGAGCAAAATTACTCAGAAACGAGAGTTTAAAGGCGCTCACTTTCTGgcatcaaataaaattgtcgTGGTGAGCCCggctaccgtatttttttgcgcaaaaatcgcaaaaaaaaacgcgatcGGGCAACTACACAAAACatggaattgcaaaaaaaaacatttcgactAAGAATTGTGTTTTAATTCCAAGATTTGATAAGAAGAAAGTGCACGTTAATTCtgcaaatcagaaaatctaattttcattttatttattaataagTTTTATTGGATTAAACTGAGGAAATGAAGATTAACATCTTTGCTAATCAtttatttccaattaaattCCCGATCAAAAGTTATTTctagtattaaaaaaattgctcaaatttcaaaagaaaaactcacCGATTTTACAAAATGACGAGCTGTCCTGCATCCGACTAGCATCTTCTATTGTTccacaaaaattcgaaagagcaacaaaaactCGTCTTTTCTCTCCCAGTAAATATTAGAAATGAAATAAAAGATGATATTagcttttctttaaaaatacgaGTTCTTAAGTGAGGGCCCGCTGAGATTGAGAGATCTCTAAAAACGTGGAGGTTTAGACGTAAAAGTGTTTGTTTGGTAGCGAACGACTGACCGATGAGACCAGTGACTACACGTTATGTGTGTAGTCGAAACGATAGAAATGACGCAATTTTAGAGAACAACTACACGCTGGTGACTTGTCTaggaggaatttttttttgcagaccgAGAGTGTTTCAAAAgatgaaatattgattttgagtttaaaattcAGTGCAGCTAGGCTAAACAGTGTTGTCAGAAATTATTCATTTAGAACATAAAAACTTTCActgtaaatttataaaatggtTACAATTTTCATTGGAGTAAATCTAGGTTGATTTACCGCAATTTCGAAGTTAAAAAGGAAAGaggtaaaatttttgactggcaaagaaaaaaaaggtatCAGGCGCGTGCGGTAAATGTAGACCTGCCGAATTTGTAgagtttggcaaatttgccggatttgccgagctcggaaaattttgaggtttgCCGCACGTCTCTACTAGGTACAGGCCACCGGAAAGTGTATGCGTTTTCGGTTTCCCGGTGATTTGCCAACAGTTTTGAATGAGTATAACtctgaaactaaaaacttcggcaaacatttttattattatactTTTTCTACTCACTGTTTCTGAGAGATTATACTTTCACATTAAAATGAAACCTATGGCATTCGaagaaaaattctttaaacaTGACTCTAAATAAAATTCAGCTGCATATGAGCACTTGAAActaggaaaaaattaaacctgAAATCGTGTTTCACTACTTTTgagatttaaaataaattactaaCTCAAGTTTTTTACGAACATGTCTACAATCAAGATTAAGAAAACttctttgaaatatttttaaaaattatttcaaagtaCTGATCTACAAAGTTTCAGATGAACTTACTTAAAAGGATTTCATTCTTTAAgtatagaaaatgaaaattcaaagataTTTACCATCTCTGAAACCCACttatttttgtggattttgtTCCAATGAGAAGCAAATACCAcatatcaaacaatttttaatttttagaataaaatatatatttaaacaattaatAAAGATTCCTAGAGAAAAAAGTACTTTCGTTGAAAATCACAGCTTTGTTGTTGGAAAATCAGACGATtgaggaaaaaagaagagtttttgaaaggcaaataaaaattcgtcatttatttttgcagaGAGTTTGTTTGCGCCCGAGAATGAACTTAAAGTGCtatctgagaaaaatatcgaacactttgaaaattttgcggaAAGTGTTTCAAGATTTTCGATCAAAGTATCGAGGTGgaaataaatttccttcaaatgttttcctccagttttaaaaatatgatgaaAATCTGGTGATAAATATTGCAGAGGAAATTCTTGAACCCAAATGTACctaataaaaatgagaatgagAAATTCAACAGAAGACTAGACTGGCTACAATGTAGCctatgaaattcaatttcaatattttcttccGCTTCATTTGttaatttcagtgtttttcagCCATAACAAGTCGGAAACCCGGGGAATTGAAATTCTATTGAATACGTAAGCGttaataaaaactttcagatggAAGAGAAAACCGGAAATTAGTTAGGACTTTTAATCTTGACATGTGTTCTGAATCAGTGTCAGGAGGGGCAGAAAAAGTAGATCCGGAAAATCAATGGGATACCAATCATAGGGAATTGAAcacaaattgcagattttatACAATATGTGCACGgctttatattaaaaaaaaatttaggttaaTTATAATTATAGGCCTATAGGCTCCTCCAAAATCTTGgctgttttggaaaattacatcaaattttctaatactTGATGGCCGGATTGAATAATATGTTTAATATGTTTAATATGTTTTATTCTATCATCTATTACATaggaagaaaatattttgaaatttgaaaccgTGCAAACTGAGAATTTCGTAATTAGCTCCGTTTTGTGACACTAGGGCTCTTTGGGAAAGTCAGAAGGCCGTGTCAGGCTAAGACTTTTATGACAACATAGTTCttcttaatttttactttCGAAAAAGTGTTATTCTGGTTTA
This is a stretch of genomic DNA from Caenorhabditis elegans chromosome V. It encodes these proteins:
- the nex-4 gene encoding Annexin (Confirmed by transcript evidence): MFSDRGVSIEVTRADPRERTLSTGSSLDSDTSHRSKNIPMIFQMYESQYEDLRGTIYGPSSPDFHPVQASETLRSSLHGLETKDQTIINTVLYHNNFQRQKILGAYEDMYSRKLLEDLEEECGGFFFEMCQALFKPAPNYDAQCVYKSLSNRHGDRSVAIEIACTRSPRQMRALRDTYQIDYRKSLDKDLTVKVEGVVGKMMHLLLCNNREEGLGVRVNDELVDKHVKILMTTTIDDIAKNVNLFEELFIGHSWKHIGTVLDKVDEARKDVQDIESIIRRNKNIHSEIRLILLTIARVSRNIQIYFAEKLRTAMTAERVDQSTIIRICVSRSEIDLQDISLEYKRKYQRPLEHDICQSTSGEYTRMICTLLSGFNNLENSFAPTPESIEE
- the nex-4 gene encoding Annexin (Confirmed by transcript evidence) — encoded protein: MTDTFDEEPPKQKRAPRLALNPRNSLVSRVRNMTLSTGSSLDSDTSHRSKNIPMIFQMYESQYEDLRGTIYGPSSPDFHPVQASETLRSSLHGLETKDQTIINTVLYHNNFQRQKILGAYEDMYSRKLLEDLEEECGGFFFEMCQALFKPAPNYDAQCVYKSLSNRHGDRSVAIEIACTRSPRQMRALRDTYQIDYRKSLDKDLTVKVEGVVGKMMHLLLCNNREEGLGVRVNDELVDKHVKILMTTTIDDIAKNVNLFEELFIGHSWKHIGTVLDKVDEARKDVQDIESIIRRNKNIHSEIRLILLTIARVSRNIQIYFAEKLRTAMTAERVDQSTIIRICVSRSEIDLQDISLEYKRKYQRPLEHDICQSTSGEYTRMICTLLSGFNNLENSFAPTPESIEE
- the nex-4 gene encoding Annexin (Confirmed by transcript evidence), with the protein product MIFQMYESQYEDLRGTIYGPSSPDFHPVQASETLRSSLHGLETKDQTIINTVLYHNNFQRQKILGAYEDMYSRKLLEDLEEECGGFFFEMCQALFKPAPNYDAQCVYKSLSNRHGDRSVAIEIACTRSPRQMRALRDTYQIDYRKSLDKDLTVKVEGVVGKMMHLLLCNNREEGLGVRVNDELVDKHVKILMTTTIDDIAKNVNLFEELFIGHSWKHIGTVLDKVDEARKDVQDIESIIRRNKNIHSEIRLILLTIARVSRNIQIYFAEKLRTAMTAERVDQSTIIRICVSRSEIDLQDISLEYKRKYQRPLEHDICQSTSGEYTRMICTLLSGFNNLENSFAPTPESIEE
- the C37H5.13 gene encoding Acyl-coenzyme A thioesterase 8 (Confirmed by transcript evidence), with translation MLVGCRTARHFVKSTARRFIEQKRLESLTTGNGMSSPSSTHANTAPVVQSHFAHRPQHVSSAPSRSMEIDDQNGVQHYPMLLNVTHIDMTSRADDIRAGLIDTFLNLERVDKNLYLARHLLKGRNSLPVVYGGQVIGQALSAATATVEVGFVPNSLHSYFVQSGNVERPILYQVDRIRDGKSFCTRLVKALQDGEAIFTVQISFHRPEADSIVHQLPMPEVPAPDSLEDLSDTFERIKKNANIPPAALAMIGFKQKEIPPAFFRIFSFRPVDIDSYLCLKKDDHTAGHGHPTDAYRSYVWIKANENIGDDPRLHLAAAAYISDATMIETALRPHSKRGFIPSMALTLDHSIWMHTDNFRVDDWMLYENHSTIAGGGRSLIEGKLWTRDGRLVFSTTQEALIRTAKNRPNASPAK
- the C37H5.13 gene encoding RRM_2 domain-containing protein (Confirmed by transcript evidence), which codes for MSSPSSTHANTAPVVQSHFAHRPQHVSSAPSRSMEIDDQNGVQHYPMLLNVTHIDMTSRADDIRAGLIDTFLNLERVDKNLYLTYFPPTIEEFFYGWQS
- the C37H5.13 gene encoding Acetyltransferase (Partially confirmed by transcript evidence), yielding MLVGCRTARHFVKSTARRFIEQKRLESLTTGNGMSSPSSTHANTAPVVQSHFAHRPQHVSSAPSRSMEIDDQNGVQHYPMLLNVTHIDMTSRADDIRAGLIDTFLNLERVDKNLYLTYFPPTIEEFFYGWQS